One region of Candidatus Zymogenus saltonus genomic DNA includes:
- a CDS encoding CoA-binding protein: protein MRTELEESAKALKKILNAKSLAVVGASNSFMSPATNLMATILSSGYKGKVYPIHPKEDIALGLKVYRSVVDIPGEVELAVIVVSNKIVPQVLKECAEKGIKSAVVITAGYREMGEEGARLERELHDTARELGIRFTGPNCIGIINTHNDLDCSMFYYEGVPGGVGLVSQSGSYITQPLPYFYRRGINLSSGISVGNQTDIDIADCLAYFADDDKTNAVAAYIEGINDGEKFIEAARALTAKKPLVALYVSGTEAGSRAGRSHTGAVATPDRVIDAVFAQTGVIRAKDVQELFDFVHAFSLQPLPKGNRAAVITNSGGPGVSMVDAAVRLGLTVPEFSKPFQKRLREISIHTAQVGNPVDMTMDFDIRKQFIDVTKMVIESGEVDSVLFYGVFGGKNFDKKFEILGIANDDMRLGYYKYIDQVIEEFNGIIKASDIPVVTASFTGREETAVAKMIEMGIPIYSTPERASAALAAMTRYARFRGMF from the coding sequence GTGAGAACTGAACTTGAAGAGAGCGCCAAGGCGCTGAAGAAAATCTTGAACGCGAAGTCTCTGGCCGTTGTCGGGGCGTCGAACAGCTTTATGAGTCCGGCCACAAACCTCATGGCCACGATCCTCTCCAGCGGGTACAAGGGAAAGGTCTACCCCATTCATCCCAAGGAGGATATCGCTTTGGGGCTCAAGGTCTACCGGAGCGTCGTGGACATCCCAGGGGAAGTGGAGCTCGCCGTTATCGTTGTCTCCAACAAGATCGTCCCCCAGGTGCTGAAGGAGTGCGCGGAGAAGGGGATAAAGAGCGCCGTCGTCATCACGGCGGGATACAGGGAGATGGGCGAGGAGGGGGCAAGGCTGGAGAGGGAGCTTCACGATACCGCGAGGGAGCTCGGCATCCGGTTCACCGGCCCGAACTGCATCGGGATCATCAATACCCACAACGACCTCGACTGCTCCATGTTCTATTACGAGGGCGTCCCCGGCGGGGTGGGGCTTGTCTCCCAGAGCGGGAGCTACATCACCCAGCCGCTGCCATATTTCTACAGGAGGGGGATAAACCTCTCCAGCGGCATAAGCGTGGGCAACCAAACCGATATTGACATCGCCGACTGCCTGGCCTATTTCGCCGACGATGACAAAACGAACGCCGTCGCCGCGTATATCGAGGGGATAAACGACGGCGAGAAGTTCATCGAGGCGGCCCGCGCCTTAACAGCGAAAAAGCCGCTGGTCGCCCTCTACGTAAGCGGGACGGAGGCTGGCTCCAGGGCCGGGAGGTCCCACACCGGCGCCGTTGCGACCCCCGACCGCGTCATAGACGCGGTCTTCGCCCAGACCGGGGTGATAAGGGCAAAGGACGTCCAGGAGCTTTTCGACTTCGTCCACGCCTTTTCCCTCCAGCCGCTGCCGAAGGGGAACCGCGCTGCCGTCATCACGAACTCGGGGGGGCCGGGGGTTTCGATGGTTGACGCCGCCGTGAGGCTGGGACTTACCGTCCCGGAGTTCTCGAAACCGTTTCAGAAAAGGCTCAGGGAGATAAGCATCCACACGGCCCAGGTGGGAAACCCGGTAGACATGACGATGGACTTCGACATCAGGAAACAGTTCATCGACGTGACGAAGATGGTCATCGAGAGCGGGGAGGTGGACTCCGTCCTCTTCTACGGCGTCTTCGGCGGGAAAAACTTCGACAAGAAGTTCGAGATACTCGGGATAGCAAATGACGATATGCGGCTCGGCTATTACAAGTACATAGATCAGGTGATCGAGGAGTTCAACGGGATTATTAAGGCTTCAGACATCCCAGTGGTGACGGCGTCTTTCACCGGCAGGGAGGAGACCGCCGTTGCGAAGATGATCGAGATGGGGATACCGATCTACTCCACGCCGGAGCGCGCCTCGGCGGCATTGGCGGCCATGACGAGATACGCCAGGTTCAGGGGAATGTTTTAA